A genomic region of Bacteroides acidifaciens contains the following coding sequences:
- a CDS encoding MFS transporter — MRIQTGRGTIPLITLIAIWSISALTSLPGLAVSPILGDLTKIFPKATDLDIQMLTSLPSLLIIPFILLGGKLAEKVDYVRVLKIGLWLFASSGILYLISNKMWQLIVVSALLGIGSGLIIPLSTGLVSRYFVGTYRVKQFGLSSAITNFTLVIATAVTGYLAEVSWHLPFLVYLLPLISIMLVGHLKTNQPEAEPVAAGSSSPISEQSAIDVGTGKYGIHVKHLLQLMLFYGVITYIVLAVIFNLPFLMEKHHFSSGNSGLMISLFFLAIMAPGFGLDKIVGVLKERTKAYSLLSMALGLLLIWIAPIEWLIIPGCILVGLGYGVIQPMIYDKTTHIALPQKTTLALAFVMMMNYLAILLYPFIVDFFQWIFHTQSQEFPFIFNLLITVVTFFWAYLRRDAFLFNDQLK; from the coding sequence ATGAGAATACAGACTGGACGGGGGACTATTCCTCTTATAACCTTGATTGCCATCTGGTCTATTTCGGCATTGACTTCTCTGCCGGGACTGGCTGTCTCACCTATATTGGGTGACCTTACAAAGATATTTCCGAAAGCTACGGATCTGGATATACAGATGTTGACTTCACTGCCATCGTTGCTTATTATACCTTTTATATTATTAGGCGGTAAGTTGGCGGAGAAAGTCGATTATGTCCGTGTCTTGAAAATAGGGCTCTGGCTGTTTGCTTCAAGCGGCATTTTATATCTGATTTCCAATAAAATGTGGCAACTAATCGTGGTAAGCGCTCTGCTTGGTATCGGTTCGGGACTTATTATTCCTTTATCTACCGGATTGGTTTCACGCTATTTCGTCGGAACTTACCGTGTGAAACAGTTCGGGCTAAGTTCTGCTATTACCAATTTCACATTGGTGATAGCTACTGCCGTGACGGGCTATCTAGCGGAAGTCAGTTGGCATCTGCCTTTTTTAGTTTATCTTCTTCCACTGATTTCTATCATGTTGGTCGGACATTTAAAGACAAACCAGCCGGAGGCGGAACCTGTTGCTGCCGGTAGCAGCAGTCCAATATCAGAACAATCAGCTATAGATGTCGGAACAGGCAAATATGGTATCCATGTAAAACACTTGTTGCAATTGATGCTTTTTTATGGAGTTATAACCTATATCGTATTGGCTGTCATCTTCAATTTACCTTTTCTGATGGAAAAACATCATTTCTCCAGTGGCAATTCGGGATTGATGATTTCACTATTTTTCTTGGCGATTATGGCTCCGGGATTTGGGTTGGATAAGATTGTGGGCGTGCTAAAAGAACGGACAAAGGCGTATAGTTTGCTATCCATGGCTTTAGGATTATTATTGATTTGGATAGCTCCGATAGAATGGCTCATTATTCCCGGATGTATTCTTGTCGGTTTGGGATACGGTGTCATTCAGCCTATGATTTATGATAAGACCACTCATATTGCATTGCCGCAAAAGACTACTTTGGCACTGGCATTTGTAATGATGATGAATTATCTCGCCATTCTGCTTTATCCCTTTATTGTCGACTTTTTCCAGTGGATATTTCACACTCAGTCTCAGGAATTTCCTTTTATATTCAATTTGCTGATTACTGTTGTGACGTTTTTCTGGGCTTACTTACGACGTGATGCCTTTTTGTTTAATGACCAATTAAAATAA
- a CDS encoding DMT family transporter, with the protein MENKKLEANLSMGVSKIFSGLNMNALKFLLPLWMSPLTGATLRCTFAAVAFWVIGWFMPPEKSSAKDKWLLFLLGAFGLYGFMFLYLAGLSKTTPVSSSIFTSLQPIWVFLIMIFFYKEKATAKKITGISIGLVGALVCILTQQSDDLASDAFMGNMLCLISSVVYAIYLILSHRILSSIGAMTMLRYTFSGAAVSAIIVTLITGFDVAIFSMPFHWTPFLVLMFVLIFPTTISYMLLPVGLKYLKTTVVAIYGYLILIVATIASLILGQDRFSWTQTFAIIFICIGVYLVEVTESKE; encoded by the coding sequence ATGGAGAATAAGAAACTAGAGGCCAATCTGAGTATGGGCGTCTCGAAAATTTTTAGCGGTTTGAATATGAATGCCTTGAAGTTCCTGTTGCCTTTGTGGATGAGTCCGCTGACAGGGGCAACACTTCGTTGTACATTTGCAGCGGTTGCTTTTTGGGTAATCGGATGGTTTATGCCACCGGAGAAGTCATCGGCCAAGGACAAATGGTTACTCTTTTTGTTAGGGGCTTTCGGACTTTACGGCTTTATGTTTCTCTATCTGGCAGGGTTGAGTAAAACGACTCCTGTCTCCAGTTCCATATTCACCAGCCTTCAGCCTATCTGGGTATTTCTTATTATGATCTTCTTTTATAAAGAGAAGGCGACGGCCAAGAAGATAACCGGTATCTCTATCGGACTGGTCGGAGCATTAGTTTGTATTTTGACACAGCAAAGTGATGATTTGGCATCCGATGCTTTTATGGGAAATATGCTTTGTCTGATTAGTTCCGTCGTCTATGCCATTTATCTGATTTTAAGCCACCGTATCCTTTCTTCTATCGGGGCGATGACTATGTTGCGATATACATTTTCCGGTGCGGCGGTGTCCGCCATTATCGTTACGCTGATTACCGGTTTCGATGTTGCGATATTCTCCATGCCATTTCACTGGACACCTTTCCTTGTCCTGATGTTTGTGTTGATTTTCCCGACGACCATCAGTTATATGCTGCTTCCCGTCGGTTTGAAATATCTGAAGACAACAGTGGTGGCTATTTATGGGTATTTGATTCTGATTGTGGCGACTATTGCTTCTCTTATCCTGGGACAGGATCGTTTTAGTTGGACGCAGACGTTTGCTATCATTTTTATCTGTATCGGGGTGTATTTGGTTGAGGTAACCGAGAGCAAAGAGTGA
- the greA gene encoding transcription elongation factor GreA, producing the protein MAYMSEEGYKKLMAELKELETVERPKISAAIAEARDKGDLSENAEYDAAKEAQGMLEMRINKLKTVIADAKIIDESKLKTDSVQILNKVELKNVKNGMKMIYTIVSESEANLKEGKISVNTPIAQGLLGKKVGEVAEITVPQGKIALEVVNISI; encoded by the coding sequence ATGGCTTATATGTCAGAAGAAGGTTACAAGAAACTTATGGCGGAACTAAAAGAACTGGAAACAGTGGAACGCCCGAAGATCTCTGCGGCAATAGCCGAAGCCAGAGATAAAGGAGACTTGTCGGAAAATGCAGAGTACGATGCAGCCAAAGAGGCACAAGGAATGTTGGAAATGCGTATCAATAAACTGAAAACAGTGATCGCAGATGCAAAAATCATTGATGAGTCCAAACTCAAAACTGATTCCGTACAGATTTTAAATAAAGTAGAGCTGAAGAACGTAAAGAATGGAATGAAAATGATTTACACCATCGTTTCTGAAAGCGAAGCTAACCTGAAAGAAGGAAAGATTTCCGTTAACACCCCGATTGCACAAGGTCTGCTTGGCAAGAAGGTAGGTGAAGTAGCAGAAATCACCGTTCCACAGGGTAAAATCGCATTGGAAGTAGTAAACATATCGATTTAA
- a CDS encoding HIT family protein gives MATIFSRIIAGEIPCYKVAENDKFFAFLDINPLVKGHTLVVPKQEVDYIFDLSDEDLAAMHVFAKKVARAIEKAFPCRKVGEAVIGLEVPHAHIHLIPIQKESDMLFSNPKLKLSDEEFKSIAQAINSSL, from the coding sequence ATGGCAACAATATTCAGTAGAATCATCGCAGGCGAAATCCCCTGCTACAAGGTAGCGGAAAACGACAAGTTTTTTGCTTTTCTCGATATCAACCCGTTGGTAAAGGGACATACATTGGTAGTGCCCAAACAGGAAGTAGACTATATTTTCGATTTGAGCGATGAAGACCTGGCTGCAATGCATGTATTTGCAAAGAAAGTGGCCCGTGCCATCGAAAAAGCTTTTCCTTGCCGGAAGGTGGGCGAAGCAGTTATCGGACTGGAAGTTCCTCATGCACACATTCATTTGATTCCTATCCAGAAAGAATCGGATATGTTGTTCTCAAATCCGAAGCTGAAATTGTCGGATGAAGAATTCAAGTCGATAGCACAAGCAATCAACTCCTCTCTATAA
- the glsA gene encoding glutaminase A — protein MDKKVTLAQLQEVVQEAYDQVKTNTGGKNADYIPYLANVNKNLFGISVCLLNGQTIHVGDTDYRFGIESVSKVHTAILALRQYGAKEMLEKIGADATGLPFNSIIAILLENDHPSTPLVNAGAISACSMVKPIGDSAQKWDAIVGNITDLCGSAPQLIDELYKSESDTNFNNRSIAWLLKNYNRIYDDPDMSLDLYTRQCSLGVTALQLSIAAGTIANSGVNPVTKKEVFDASLAPKITAMIAAVGFYEHTGDWMYTSGIPAKTGVGGGVMGILPGQFGIAAFAPPLDGSGNSVKAQLAIQYIMNKLGLNVFGRDHITITD, from the coding sequence ATGGATAAAAAAGTAACACTCGCCCAATTACAGGAAGTGGTACAGGAGGCATACGATCAAGTAAAGACCAATACCGGCGGTAAAAACGCCGACTATATCCCTTACCTGGCAAATGTCAACAAGAATCTCTTTGGAATCAGTGTCTGCCTGCTCAACGGGCAGACCATCCATGTGGGAGATACCGACTACCGCTTCGGCATAGAATCCGTATCCAAAGTACATACGGCTATTCTGGCATTGCGCCAATATGGCGCCAAGGAGATGCTGGAGAAAATCGGAGCCGACGCAACAGGCCTGCCTTTCAACTCAATTATCGCCATCTTGCTGGAGAATGATCATCCGTCTACCCCGTTGGTAAACGCCGGTGCTATCTCTGCTTGCAGTATGGTGAAACCTATCGGTGACTCAGCCCAGAAATGGGACGCCATTGTAGGAAACATAACCGATTTGTGCGGCAGCGCTCCCCAATTGATTGACGAATTGTATAAATCCGAATCGGATACGAACTTCAACAATCGCTCTATCGCCTGGTTGCTGAAGAACTACAACCGTATCTATGACGACCCCGATATGTCGTTAGACCTTTATACCCGCCAGTGCTCACTGGGAGTTACTGCATTGCAACTATCTATCGCAGCCGGAACAATCGCCAACAGTGGTGTGAACCCTGTGACCAAGAAAGAAGTTTTCGATGCCAGCCTCGCTCCTAAAATCACAGCCATGATTGCCGCAGTAGGTTTCTACGAACATACCGGCGACTGGATGTACACTTCCGGTATCCCTGCTAAAACAGGTGTAGGTGGTGGCGTGATGGGTATATTGCCCGGACAATTCGGTATCGCAGCATTCGCTCCCCCCTTGGATGGGTCGGGCAACTCTGTAAAAGCACAGTTGGCTATCCAGTACATCATGAACAAACTGGGATTGAATGTATTCGGTCGCGACCATATCACTATTACCGACTAA
- a CDS encoding glutamate decarboxylase yields the protein MEDLNFRKGDAKTDVFGSDKMLQPAPVEKIPDGPTTPEVAYQMVKDETFAQTQPRLNLATFVTTYMDEYATKLMNEAININYIDETEYPRIAVMNGKCINIVANLWNSPEKDTWKTGALAIGSSEACMLGGVAAWLRWRKKRQAQGKPFDKPNFVISTGFQVVWEKFAQLWQIEMREVPLTLDKTTLDPEEALKMCDENTICIVPIQGVTWTGLNDDVEALDKALDAYNAKTGYDIPIHVDAASGGFILPFLYPEKKWDFRLKWVLSISVSGHKFGLVYPGLGWVCWKGKEYLPEEMSFSVNYLGANITQVGLNFSRPAAQILGQYYQFIRLGFQGYKEVQYNSLMIAKYIHDEIAKMVPFVNYSEDVVNPLFIWYLKPEYAKSAKWTLYDLQDKLSQHGWMVPAYTLPSKLESYVVMRVVVRQGFSRDMADMLLGDINNAIAELEKLEYPTPTRMAQDKNLPVEAKMFNHGGRRHKTVK from the coding sequence ATGGAAGATTTAAATTTCAGAAAAGGTGATGCAAAAACTGATGTATTTGGTTCAGACAAAATGTTACAACCCGCTCCGGTAGAGAAAATACCTGATGGACCGACAACTCCTGAGGTCGCTTATCAAATGGTAAAAGACGAAACATTCGCCCAGACTCAACCCCGATTGAACCTGGCTACTTTCGTTACCACCTACATGGATGAATATGCCACCAAACTGATGAACGAAGCCATCAATATCAACTACATTGATGAAACAGAGTATCCGCGTATCGCAGTGATGAATGGTAAATGTATCAATATCGTCGCCAACTTGTGGAACTCTCCGGAAAAAGATACTTGGAAAACCGGTGCATTGGCTATCGGTTCTTCCGAAGCATGTATGTTGGGTGGTGTAGCCGCCTGGTTGCGCTGGCGTAAGAAAAGACAAGCTCAGGGCAAACCGTTCGACAAACCAAACTTTGTTATTTCTACAGGTTTCCAGGTTGTTTGGGAAAAGTTCGCACAGTTGTGGCAGATCGAAATGCGTGAAGTGCCTTTGACTCTCGACAAGACCACACTCGACCCCGAAGAAGCATTGAAGATGTGTGATGAAAACACCATCTGTATCGTACCTATCCAAGGTGTTACATGGACAGGGCTGAACGACGATGTCGAAGCATTGGACAAAGCACTCGATGCTTACAACGCCAAGACCGGTTATGACATTCCTATCCACGTAGATGCCGCAAGTGGTGGTTTCATTCTACCTTTCCTTTATCCTGAAAAGAAATGGGACTTCCGTTTGAAATGGGTACTTTCTATCAGTGTATCCGGTCATAAGTTCGGTCTGGTATATCCGGGGCTTGGTTGGGTCTGCTGGAAAGGCAAAGAATATCTGCCCGAAGAAATGTCATTCAGCGTAAATTATCTGGGTGCTAATATTACTCAGGTAGGTTTGAACTTCTCTCGTCCTGCTGCTCAGATTCTAGGACAATATTACCAATTCATCCGTTTAGGATTCCAAGGATACAAAGAAGTACAGTACAATTCTTTGATGATTGCCAAGTACATCCATGATGAAATCGCTAAGATGGTTCCGTTCGTCAACTACTCCGAAGATGTAGTGAACCCATTGTTCATCTGGTACTTGAAACCGGAATATGCAAAATCTGCCAAATGGACTTTGTACGACTTACAAGACAAGCTGTCCCAACACGGTTGGATGGTTCCCGCATACACATTGCCCTCCAAACTGGAAAGTTATGTAGTAATGCGTGTCGTTGTCCGCCAAGGATTCAGCCGCGACATGGCAGACATGTTGCTGGGAGACATCAACAACGCTATCGCGGAACTCGAAAAACTGGAATACCCGACTCCTACCCGCATGGCACAGGACAAGAATCTTCCGGTAGAAGCCAAAATGTTCAACCATGGCGGCCGCCGTCACAAAACAGTTAAATAA